In the Gossypium arboreum isolate Shixiya-1 chromosome 10, ASM2569848v2, whole genome shotgun sequence genome, one interval contains:
- the LOC108488824 gene encoding probable 2-oxoglutarate-dependent dioxygenase AOP1: MQQILQQIPIYNARYICISQQKLMAHQSAAMKLPAIDLFDENSKPGTQAWISKCKDVRVAFEQYGCFLATFDRVSLQNQDDVFLSLQQLFHLPTQIKVQNTSDKPYFGYFQHPSMPLSESMGIDNPTILQATQSFTNLMWPNGNNTFCGRIHAYAKLVSELDRMVKKMVFESYGVGKYYDSHVKSTEYLLRLIKYRVPHEDERDLNGSPDHTDKSFITILHDNDVAGLQIKTKDGDWIGVEPSGSMFLVMAGDAFLAWSNGRIHSPIHRVKVEAEKERYSLAFFSFSGEIIETPKELVDEAHPLLFKPFHNMDMLRLYSLENVQKYVDFISQAKCGA, encoded by the exons ATGCAACAAATATTGCAACAAATTCCTATCTATAACGCCAGATATATTTGCATTTCCCAGCAGAAATTAATGGCACACCAGTCAGCTGCTATGAAGCTACCCGCCATTGATCTTTTTGATGAGAATTCCAAGCCTGGTACTCAGGCTTGGATCTCCAAATGCAAAGACGTTCGAGTGGCGTTCGAGCAATACGGGTGCTTCTTAGCAACATTTGACAGAGTTTCTTTACAAAATCAGGATGATGTATTCCTCTCTTTGCAACAATTGTTCCATCTTCCTACACAAATTAAGGTTCAAAACACTTCTGATAAACCTTATTTTGGTTACTTTCAACACCCTTCCATGCCTCTCTCTGAAAGCATGGGCATTGATAACCCCACCATTCTCCAAGCAACTCAAAGTTTCACCAATCTCATGTGGCCCAATGGGAACAACACTTTCTG TGGGAGAATACATGCGTACGCGAAGCTGGTGTCGGAACTGGATCGAATGGTGAAAAAAATGGTGTTTGAAAGCTATGGTGTAGGGAAGTATTACGATTCCCACGTCAAATCTACTGAATATCTTCTTCGACTCATCAAATATAGGGTGCCCCATGAGGATGAGCGTGACTTAAATGGAAGTCCCGATCACACTGACAAGAGCTTCATCACCATACTTCATGATAATGATGTTGCAGGTCTACAGATAAAAACAAAGGATGGTGATTGGATTGGCGTTGAGCCCTCTGGTTCTATgttccttgtcatggctggcgATGCATTCTTG GCATGGAGCAATGGAAGAATACACTCTCCAATCCATCGTGTGAAAGTGGAAGCTGAAAAGGAAAGATATAGCCTTGCATTCTTCTCTTTTAGTGGGGAGATTATAGAAACGCCCAAGGAGCTTGTGGATGAGGCTCATCCATTGCTGTTTAAGCCCTTTCATAATATGGACATGCTTCGCCTATATTCCCTTGAAAATGTTCAGAAATATGTTGACTTTATTTCCCAAGCCAAATGCGGAGCATGA